The sequence CACTGTCCAGCGGACACCCGGTAGCATCCACCTTCACTCCCACTGGGGTATTCGGGCACTTATCAGCACTGTCCGGCACACCATCCCTATCAGCATCAGGAGCCGCCTGGGGAGTTAACGCCGCGCAGAGAAGTGCGCCCGCCACCGCTCCGGCGCCCGCCCCTATCCCAGCCTCCCTTCCCCCCGCTGCGCCCGCCCCAATTGCGGCGCCGGCGGCGCCGCCGGCTACTGAGCAAATGA is a genomic window of Candidatus Methylomirabilis lanthanidiphila containing:
- a CDS encoding OmpA/MotB, coding for MKKLKAAVVVAVLFLTGCASQRPWYNALICSVAGGAAGAAIGAGAAGGREAGIGAGAGAVAGALLCAALTPQAAPDADRDGVPDSADKCPNTPVGVKVDATGCPLDS